The genomic segment ACGAGGTAGCCGCTGGTCCACATGATGGCGAAATAGGCGAGCAGTGGCAGCGCGATACGCACCACGTCCAGTGGGCGAGATGTGATCTGGTCGCCCTGGAGTGCGAACAGGATCACGATGGTGAACAGCAGCCCGTATAAGGCCCAGGGGCCGACGCGCGGCAGGAACGTGGATTCGTACCACTCACGGCCCCTTGCTTTTTCGCCGTAGCGGCGGGTCGCGTAGCCGGCCACCAGGGGGATGCCGAGGAAGATCAGCACCGACTTGGCGATCTGCCACACGGAGATGTTCAGCGAGGTCTGGTTCATGCCCAACCAACCCGGCAGGACCGACAGATAGAACCAGCTCAGCACGGCGAAGATCAGCACCTGGATCACCGAGTTGATCGCGACCAGGACAGCTGCGGCCTCTCGGTCACCGCGCGCGAGATCGTTCCAGATGATCACCATGGCGATGCACGGAGCCAGGCCGACGATGATGATGCCGGTCCGGTACTCGGGCAAATCTGGCAGGAACACCCAGGCCAGGGTGAACATCAGTGCTGGGCCGACTACCCACACCAGGAATAGCGCAGCCAGCAGCATTCTGCGGTCATGAGTGACGGCGCCCAGTCGGTCGTAGCGCACCTTGGCCAGCACCGGGTACATCATGACCAGCAGTCCGATGGCGATGGGGAGCGAGATCCCGTCGATCTGCACCGCGCTGATCGCGCTTCCCAGGCCTGGAACGAGTCGCCCCAGGATCAGTCCCAAGACCATGGCTGCGCCGATCCACACCGGGAGCAGCCGGTTGAGGGTGGACAGCTTGGTCATCACAGGCTCGGCGCCAGACGATGTGGTCGCTTCGGTCACGCTGAGACTCCCGTCAGTGGTGCGCTTCGACGCCTGTCGATATTGACAGTCATCGAATCAAGGGGCAAGCCGCCGCCTCGGCGTCGATGTGCGCCTGCGGGCGCTTTCGTCACGAGGTTCGTCGAGGAATGCCGCCGCGCGGCAGCTGGTGCGTTCCTGGCGCCGGCACAAAGCGGCACTGAAATGATCTGGCAGTCCGGCATTCTCGCCGTTACGACCGAGACCGTCTGTGCGCCGAACGCGGATTTCACGGTGCTGACACGTCGGCGCCGCAGCAGCGGTTCTCTTCGGCCTCAGGTGCGGAACCAAAGAACGTGTCCGAGTCGGCAAGCTTGGTGTAGACCTCCCAGCGCTCCCCGCCGGGGCCGGTCACCCACACCTTGTCTTGCGTGGCGAAGCAGCAGGTGGTGCCGATCTCTTCCTCGGTGAACATGCCTTCGTTGGTTAGGCGTGAGATCTCGGCGTGGACGAGGTCGCTGGATTCGACCTCGACACCGAGGTGGTTGAGGCTGCCGCCCTGGCCCGGATTTTCCAGCAGGACCAGCTTTAGCGGCGGTTCGGCGATCGCGAAGTTTGCGTAGCCCGGCTTGACCTTGGCCGGCTCGGTGTTGAACAGCTTGGAGTAGAAGGTGATGGCCGCGTCGATGTCATCGACGTTGAGGGCCAGTTGAATACGGGACATGGGGCGCCTCCCGAAACCTATGCGACATATGTCGAACTTGTGGGACAGGGCCAGCATGCCACCTTTTCGATATATGTCAAGCAATGTGGCATCATGGATTTGTGCCCAAGGCGTTGCCGTTGATCGATATGTCTGCGCCGGTGTGTTGTGCGCCGGTAGTAGCTGGGGTGATGAGTGACGACGACGCGTTGCATGTGGCGTTGCGACTCAAGGCGCTGGCCGATCCGGCGCGGGTCAAAATCATGTCCCTGCTGTTCGCCTCGGCCGATGGGGAGGAGAACAGTCGGGACCTGGCCGCGGCGATCGGGGTCGGGGAGTCGACCGTCAGCCACCATCTCACCCAGCTGCGCAATGCCGGGTTGGTGGAGTCGACACGTCGCGGCATGAACGTCTATCACCGTGCGCACCGCGATGCGGTGGCGGCGTTGGTCGCCGTTCTCGATCCGAATTGTTGTTCCTAGAGCCGAGTTTCGGTGTCTGCGGTGCGCGGCAGCAACTCGGCAATGAGTTCTTCGATTCGTGTCCTGATCTGGTCGCGGATCGGTCGCACTGCGTCCACGCCCTTGCCTGCGGGATCTTCGAGGACCCAATCCCGATAACTCTTCCCCGGGAAAAATGGGCAGGTATCCCCGCAACCCATGGTTATCACCACATCGGAGGCTTCGACCGCGTCGGTGGTCAGGATTTTCGGGGTCTGATGCGAGATGTCGATCCCGACTTCGGCCATGGCCTCCACGGCGGCGGGATTGACCGCACTACCGGGGGCGCTGCCGGCCGAGCGGACTTCGATGGCGTCGCCCGCCAAGGCGGACAGAAACCCCGCGGCCATCTGGGAGCGTCCGGCGTTGTGCACGCAGACGAACAACACGGACGGTTTGGTGGTCATCGACAGGTCCTCTCGAGCGCGGTATCGGCTGTGGTGGGGGAATGGGGGAGGTCGAGCGCCAGTACCGCCGACAGCCTTGCGATGGCTGCTGGTATCGCCCAGTAATACACCCAGGTACCGCGTCGCTCGCAGTCGAGCAATCCCGCTTCGCGCAGCGTCTTAAGGTGATGAGAGATGGTCGGCTGAGACAGCTCGAAGAACGGGGAGATCTCGCACACGCAGCACTGGCCACCCTTGTGGCTGGCAATCAGGCTCAGCATGCGCAGGCGCACCGGATCCCCCAGTGCCTTGAACATCGGCGCCAA from the Mycolicibacterium crocinum genome contains:
- the arsB gene encoding ACR3 family arsenite efflux transporter, whose product is MTKLSTLNRLLPVWIGAAMVLGLILGRLVPGLGSAISAVQIDGISLPIAIGLLVMMYPVLAKVRYDRLGAVTHDRRMLLAALFLVWVVGPALMFTLAWVFLPDLPEYRTGIIIVGLAPCIAMVIIWNDLARGDREAAAVLVAINSVIQVLIFAVLSWFYLSVLPGWLGMNQTSLNISVWQIAKSVLIFLGIPLVAGYATRRYGEKARGREWYESTFLPRVGPWALYGLLFTIVILFALQGDQITSRPLDVVRIALPLLAYFAIMWTSGYLVGFALKLGYPRTTTLAFTSAGNNFELAIAVAIATFGATSGQALAGVVGPLIEVPVLVGLVYVSLALYHRFPEQRTRTAHSGLTTATDTDPLP
- a CDS encoding ArsI/CadI family heavy metal resistance metalloenzyme, with the translated sequence MSRIQLALNVDDIDAAITFYSKLFNTEPAKVKPGYANFAIAEPPLKLVLLENPGQGGSLNHLGVEVESSDLVHAEISRLTNEGMFTEEEIGTTCCFATQDKVWVTGPGGERWEVYTKLADSDTFFGSAPEAEENRCCGADVSAP
- a CDS encoding Rv2640c family ArsR-like transcriptional regulator, with the protein product MPKALPLIDMSAPVCCAPVVAGVMSDDDALHVALRLKALADPARVKIMSLLFASADGEENSRDLAAAIGVGESTVSHHLTQLRNAGLVESTRRGMNVYHRAHRDAVAALVAVLDPNCCS
- a CDS encoding arsenate reductase ArsC, which gives rise to MTTKPSVLFVCVHNAGRSQMAAGFLSALAGDAIEVRSAGSAPGSAVNPAAVEAMAEVGIDISHQTPKILTTDAVEASDVVITMGCGDTCPFFPGKSYRDWVLEDPAGKGVDAVRPIRDQIRTRIEELIAELLPRTADTETRL
- a CDS encoding ArsR/SmtB family transcription factor, translated to MSAAPSSPDEPCCPPLARQPLDSDWAGELAPMFKALGDPVRLRMLSLIASHKGGQCCVCEISPFFELSQPTISHHLKTLREAGLLDCERRGTWVYYWAIPAAIARLSAVLALDLPHSPTTADTALERTCR